Proteins encoded in a region of the Quercus lobata isolate SW786 chromosome 8, ValleyOak3.0 Primary Assembly, whole genome shotgun sequence genome:
- the LOC115956206 gene encoding L10-interacting MYB domain-containing protein-like, whose translation MLDLMRMLMTQRILSDPDENVAAHFMICYFELPSLVGNHEHLAKGLYLSEMGKNTTSNPDAKKVRALWDNNSSWTTTFCNLCVEQIQLENRNKGAAFSTLGWTTIVTKFCDEIGQNYDREQLKSRWDVLKGDWRLWKQLRNLDTGLGWDAAKGTIHATDDWWDRKLKELPKAKKFREKGLQNLEQFDIMFRDVAATGIAAWTPSSNTLPPTMPQEGASDSDGSSEFKDNQCDMSLDIDSL comes from the exons ATGTTGGACCTGATGAGAATGTTGATGACTCAGAGGATTTTATCTGATCCTGATGAGAATGTTGCTGCTCATTTTATGATCTGTTATTTTGAATTGCCATCTTTAGTTGGTAATCATGAACATTTGGCTAAGGGGTTATACTTGTCTGAG ATGGGTAAAAACACAACTTCCAACCCCGACGCAAAAAAGGTTAGAGCATTATGGGATAATAATTCAAGCTGGACCACTACTTTTTGTAATCTTTGTGTGGAACAGATTCAACTTGAGAATAGAAATAAAGGCGCTGCCTTTAGTACCTTAGGTTGGACCACTATAGTGACCAAATTTTGTGATGAGATCGGTCAAAATTATGATAGGGAGCAATTAAAAAGTAGGTGGGATGTGTTAAAAGGTGATTGGAGATTGTGGAAACAATTGAGGAATCTTGACACAGGTTTAGGTTGGGATGCAGCGAAGGGAACGATTCATGCTACTGATGATTGGTGGGACCGAAAGTTGAAG GAATTACccaaagctaaaaaatttcGAGAGAAAGGTCTACAGAATCTAGAACAATTTGATATAATGTTTAGGGATGTTGCAGCAACTGGAATAGCTGCATGGACCCCTTCTTCAAATACACTCCCTCCAACAATGCCACAAGAGGGTGCTAGTGATTCGGATGGTAGCTCCGAATTTAAGGATAATCAATGTGACATGAGTTTAGACATTGATAGTTTGTAG
- the LOC115956207 gene encoding probable leucine-rich repeat receptor-like protein kinase At1g35710, translated as MTSLSNKPLFNQFISSLVFFLLVVIILDFICSSTASVSSVTSPFVYTNNKVKLAEERKEAKALLKWKTNLQSKRQPFLPSWAGSNPCNWVGINCDKSGSVTHLNLSSYSLRGTFHNLSFQSFPNLLSVDLSSNSLFGTIPSNIVHLSKLSVLNLSYNQFVGRIPSEIGQLTSLHIFYLAANRMSGLIPQELGGLTSLNELDLSSNNLTGVIPTSLGNLSNLTFLYLYGNQISGSIPQELGMLSFLTDLALSKSNLTGTIPTSLGNLSNLTTLYLNDNQLSGSIPQELGMLSSLAVLMLSTNNLIGTIPTSLGNLSNLTTLSLHTNQLSGSIPHELGMLSSLIDLELYSNNLTVSQVPYLLLLET; from the exons ATGACATCACTTTCAAACAAACCTCTCTTCAACCAATTCATTTCATCTCTAGTCTTCTTCCTCCTTGTTGTCATCATCCTTGATTTCATTTGTTCATCCACTGCTTCTGTTTCCTCTGTAACTTCTCCTTTCGTTTACACTAATAATAAGGTTAAGTTAGcagaagaaagaaaggaagcaAAGGCTCTTCTAAAATGGAAAACCAACCTTCAAAGTAAAAGACAGCCTTTCTTGCCCTCTTGGGCTGGAAGCAATCCTTGCAATTGGGTTGGAATAAATTGCGACAAGTCTGGAAGTGTCACCCATCTAAACCTTTCAAGTTACAGTTTAAGAGGTACGTTTCACAATCTAAGTTTTCAATCATTCCCCAATCTACTCAGTGTTGACCTTTCTTCGAACTCACTATTTGGAACCATCCCCTCAAATATTGTTCACCTCTCTAAACTCTCGGTTCTAAACCTTTCTTATAATCAATTCGTTGGGAGAATTCCTTCAGAAATAGGCCAATTGACAAGTCTTCACATCTTTTACCTCGCAGCAAATCGTATGAGTGGCCTTATCCCTCAAGAATTAGGAGGATTAACTTCTTTGAATGAACTTGATTTATCGTCAAATAATCTCACAGGTGTCATCCCTACTTCTCTTGGAAACTTAAGCAACCTAACCTTTCTATATCTTTATGGGAACCAAATTTCTGGTTCTATCCCTCAAGAATTAGGAATGCTAAGTTTTCTGACTGACCTTGCGTTATCAAAAAGTAATCTTACAGGTACCATCCCTACTTCTCTAGGAAACTTAAGCAACCTAACTACTCTATATCTTAATGACAACCAACTTTCTGGTTCCATCCCTCAAGAATTAGGAATGCTAAGTTCTCTAGCAGTCCTTATGTTATCAACAAACAATCTCATAGGTACCATACCTACTTCTCTTGGAAACTTAAGCAACCTAACCACCCTATCTCTACATACGAATCAACTTTCAGGTTCCATTCCTCATGAATTGGGAATGCTAAGTTCTTTGATTGACCTTGAGTTATATTCAAACAATCTCACAG TCTCACAGGTACCATACCTGCTTCTCTTGGAAACTTAA